tattattattattattattattattattattattattattattattactattattactattattattattattatataaagtactaaaaatcacttattttttaagtaaaagaaTGTAAAGGGTCAAcaaaatctaaataaattaaGGGATGtgaatagttaaaaaaaaatgaaattattaaaaatatgttgataattaaaataaaatcaattaattttttaaataaatataattaatttacatattttaataaaaaatacttaatttattaatttatctatcaTTTGGGAGAGTAAAAAAACCTTCATTTACTTGTTAactaacttttatatataatgatatcatcgataaaaataaaaataaaaaacgtataaaaataatgttactacaaacaaaaaataaacaatgattttttaaaattttgactttGTATTATCAAAGTTTCgtgacaaaaataatttaaaaaaaggtAATAAATAAGAACACGaataataaatatgacaaaaaaatataagagaaagCAGTATAGAAAAAATAAGAGACCAACTTATATCTATTTTTgtctattaattttaaaaatgttataacaggtgacaaaaaaaaaactttgcattaacaaaaaatatttaaaggtCTCACAACATAATGAAGACAATTATTCAAATGATATATTGGAGTGAATtctaaataagaaaaaaatatgatctAAAGTTTAAGAAAGATAATTAAAAGAGTAGTATATATatccataaatttttttaatggttttttGAGATTGTTGTAAGTGAAGAAATTTGTCCAAACTGTactaaagaaaaaatgaaaacacaaaaactaataaatatattataattgtatCGAAGAAaacatagaaataaaaaaaagattaatgtTTTAGTATTATGTGAAATAaattaaaccaaaaattaatataaatacttCAAATGGTAGAGTATAAAAAGTTgtgaaaaaacattaaaaacaaaaaagaaaataaataatttaatattgtgagaaataataaaagataaattaattaataattaaaataataaagtataaaaacttacaaaaataccattaatttgagataaaaaagattttatgtaTACTTAACAACTTAACTttgattattatattaatagtaaatatgaatatataaatagttaataaaaataaatttaataaatatattattttgattattgttaATATAGCTAAGTAAAATATCATTAGTTGTGGAACGGAAAGTGTATTAAAATCACGTGCGGTAACATGGGCAACAGCATAGTTCCGCCGCCTAATAGACCAGGTTCACAATGACAACTTGTCATTTGATTctaatcttttttttcttctcacgCAATTTCCATTTTCCAACACCGTATAAAAACGGAAAAACCTTCAGCATAATAACCGCGTATACTcctattcttttttcttccttcttaaatctatttttttcttcaccttcgTACCTTCCTTCTTCCAGCTATTATGGCGGATGCTAAAACCCAAATTGAGTCTCTCAGAAAATGGGTCGTCGAACACAAGCTACGTACTGTTGGTAAATTTCTCAATCAtttcattttattcaaatattttttttattttcttggtatgtgtcatttttcaaataaatgttattaggtcattattattttgttgttgttgaagattGTCTAATTTAGATCTCTGTGATTGATATTGGGATCAGGGTGTTTGTGGCTTAGTGGTATTACGGGTTCAATTGCATACAACTGGTCTAGACCTAACATGAAAACCAGTGTTAAGATCATTCACGCCAGGTTTGTTACCATTCCCcccctttttttaattaatgttttttattcatgACAATTTTTCTGGATTTCTTATGTCTACAATTAGCCCTctttttttgcttataaaatTGTGTAGTCCATATTTGGTGAACAGATTTTGTGTTACATAATTATAACCGTGAGAAGTGAAGGGTGTTTGGTTATTTTTCTTGCCGGAATAGTTgagttttataattataattattatattatattatagggTTCTACGTTCATCTTCTTAGTTATGACCTACGAGACTGTCATGTGTTAATTGAATGTTAAGATTGGGTTGATGTTTTGGTCCATAGCAACTTGTTGTGTTGGTTCCTTTTGATGTAGTTTTCACTTTTGCCTATTTGGTTTTTGTGAATGAAAAATTGGTTtttgaatgtatttttatttgattaaaagtgagttgaatgcaaattaattaatgtttgtaTAGATTTAAATAAAAGTCTATTGAACAATTAACTTGAGGTTAGAGTTGATTTCTTCTCATAGGAATTATAAATCTCAGCTCAAATTAGAATCTATTTGGGGTTAGAATCGCGTTCTCTTCATGGAAGTCAAACACTCATATGTGTCGAAGTCAATTTTATGATTCTAAATCACTTTTATGTCTCATAAAAGTAAATTTCTCCATTGGGATTTTAGTGGAAGggcaataaaatattatttttggtgAACAGTGTGTTTGTGTagcttttttttatcaaatctaaAACAAACTAGTGATGTCTAAGGTGAACCTTCTATTAAGTGCTTCACGGTGAACCATGAGTAAGAACCTTGGTTCAAGTTTTTTTGGGCACCACTGCCATCGTCTACAAGAACGGGTTTTATGTTCTGCAATGTTTTCTTGCTATATTGATTCTTCTCTATAACCACTCGATTGGAGGGAGGCGTTTTtatctctaaaaaataaaaatacagaataaaaaaatttgaaaataaatgatGCTTTCATGGTGAAACAAGGCCATCATA
The genomic region above belongs to Cicer arietinum cultivar CDC Frontier isolate Library 1 chromosome 4, Cicar.CDCFrontier_v2.0, whole genome shotgun sequence and contains:
- the LOC101493941 gene encoding uncharacterized protein; its protein translation is MADAKTQIESLRKWVVEHKLRTVGCLWLSGITGSIAYNWSRPNMKTSVKIIHARLHAQALTLAALAGAAVVEYYDHKSEERAANNSRQQMKRN